One Nocardiopsis gilva YIM 90087 genomic window, AGCCCACGACGATCGCCCCGGCCAGGACCGGGTCGTTGAACGTGACCGAGCCGGAGCCGGTGGCGATGGCCCGTCCACCCTGGCAGGACGTTCCCTCGTACAGGGCGTACCTGGTGGGCACTTCGGTACCGATCGAGACGACCCCGCCCTGGTCCGCGTCGAGGACCCGGCAGCCGCCGGCCTCGACCACCTGCCGGTGCCCCGATTCGAAGGTGACCGTCACCGGTCGCTCGCGGTCGGCCGCGCCGGACATACCGGCCAGCGCCCCGGCGATGGTGGCGGACATGGTGGCGAGGTTCGCTGGGCGGATCGGCACGGTTGCCTTCCCTCTACGGAGCGGGCGGATCACTACTCCCTGTCATTTACCTACATCGGCTGGTCGAGGAGGGGGAACCGCCGCCGGTGTGTCGCGGTCGGATCTGCGCGAGGGTGCACGGACCCGGGTGGGCGCCGGGACCGCTCGCGTCGGCGGATAGTGTGTGGGCGAGCCGCCGCATCGGGTTCAGGAATGGAGGACAGCCGTGGTCTCGCTCTACACCCTGTTCCACGTGCTGTTCGCCGGACTCGATGACCCGTGGTCGCTTGTGCCCACGGCGGCTCCCGGCGGTGCGCTCGCGCTACTGGCCCTCGTCGCCGTCGGCGCCGCGCTGAGCTGGATCGCCGTCCGCGGGCTGCGCGCGTGGCCCCCGCTCGACGACGGTGAGGTCGACCGCTCCCGCGCCATGCTGTGGCGCTCCGAGCGCCTCACCCCGCCGCCACTGCGCGACCCCGATGCCCCAGGCAAGCCGCGTCCCCGGGCGCCCGGAGCGGTCCGGGTGGCCGTGTAGCCCGAACGCGGTCGCGGCGTCGGCTCCGCGTTTCCCGATCTCGTCGCGTTCCCGCCGTCCCGCGTCTCTCTTCACGCTTCCACGCGTGCTCTGCCGCGCGGCCACCTCGTCCTGCGTCCGTTGCACCCACCAGACGAGGGGCTTGCTCACCCATGTACACCTTCGGCCCGATCGCGGCCGCCATCGCCGTCGTATCCACCGTCCTCACCACGCTCACCGCCGTCGCCACCCCGGTCGCTGGGGCCGCCGGCGCGGCCGTCGCCATCGTGTGCCTGACCGCCGTCGTGCGGCTGGCCGTCCTTCCACTTTCCGTCGCCCAGGTCCGCGGCGAGAAGGCGCGGGCGCGCCTCGCCCCCAAGCTCACGGCGCTGCGGGAGAAGTACGCCAAGAACCCGGAGCGGATGCTCGCCGAGCAGCGCCGGGTGTACGCGGAGGAGGGCAGCTCGCCCCTGGCCGGATGCCTGCCGATGTTCGCCCAGATGCCTGTGTTCATCGTGCTCAACGGGGTGTTCACCAGCGCCACCATCGCCGGCGCCCCGAACGATCTGCTCACCCACACCCTCGGCGGCATCCCGCTGGGCGCCAGGCTCGGCGACGTCCTCGGTGGCGGCCTCACACCGCAGGTTCTGGTCTACATCTCGCTGCTCGTCGTCATCGCCGCGGTCGCGTGGGCGTCGCGCCGGTGGCTGACCCTGCCCGCCCTGAGGGCCAGCGCGGAGTCCGGCGGCCCGGAGCTCCCCGGCGCGCGGATGATGTCCTTCCTGTCGTTCGGCACGGTCGCCATCGCCGCGTTCGTGCCGCTGGCCGCCGGGCTCTACCTGGCGACGAGCACGGCCTGGACGGTCGCCGAGCGCCTGGCGCTACGCCACCTGATCACCGGCTGACGCCGGTTGCGCGGGGGTGGGGGAAGGACGGACCCCCGC contains:
- a CDS encoding DUF6412 domain-containing protein translates to MVSLYTLFHVLFAGLDDPWSLVPTAAPGGALALLALVAVGAALSWIAVRGLRAWPPLDDGEVDRSRAMLWRSERLTPPPLRDPDAPGKPRPRAPGAVRVAV
- a CDS encoding YidC/Oxa1 family membrane protein insertase; this translates as MYTFGPIAAAIAVVSTVLTTLTAVATPVAGAAGAAVAIVCLTAVVRLAVLPLSVAQVRGEKARARLAPKLTALREKYAKNPERMLAEQRRVYAEEGSSPLAGCLPMFAQMPVFIVLNGVFTSATIAGAPNDLLTHTLGGIPLGARLGDVLGGGLTPQVLVYISLLVVIAAVAWASRRWLTLPALRASAESGGPELPGARMMSFLSFGTVAIAAFVPLAAGLYLATSTAWTVAERLALRHLITG